The Spirosoma foliorum genome has a window encoding:
- a CDS encoding AGE family epimerase/isomerase → MLDFQKLSATYQQALLRQVVPFWLKHSRDEQCGGYFDLLSATGEVIEGDKFVSQQAQQVWAFAWLYNTLDGQPSWLEHARHGATFLSQFAHSDTLSCYTQLDRLGRPIAPSTGLIPDCSVVMAYAQLHRATGDDEWGMLTKQTFVDLLERHDEVRTAQAATLGGFRQMRHLNEPIAVLKTLQEIQPLLDEETWKNATDSIVQELLTEFVDRRIDVLREFVLPEGSFVNTPEGRRINVGLTFRAASYLLDFSAESSQSRTSPFTNTNRKLAAQATGWCLRLCEQAWDEAGGGLNQYVDIKQQPLLFPDWQQKWGWVQVEALTALLKSYFYTRQPDCLKWFKRIHDYTFHNFPDAKQSGWHLIVDQHSQPVLSVKSTTAVGCFSLIRCLAETAQLLTKCEQVKTKPTGTRTLY, encoded by the coding sequence GTGCTTGACTTTCAAAAACTCTCCGCTACCTATCAACAGGCATTGCTTCGGCAGGTTGTACCATTTTGGCTTAAACATAGCCGGGATGAACAATGCGGTGGCTATTTTGATCTACTATCAGCAACGGGCGAGGTAATTGAGGGGGATAAATTCGTTAGCCAGCAAGCTCAACAGGTTTGGGCTTTTGCCTGGCTTTATAATACGCTCGATGGCCAACCCAGCTGGCTCGAACACGCCCGGCACGGTGCTACCTTCTTAAGTCAGTTTGCCCATTCAGACACGCTTTCCTGTTACACCCAACTCGATCGACTGGGGCGACCGATAGCTCCTTCTACAGGCCTTATTCCTGATTGCTCTGTCGTAATGGCTTACGCACAACTCCATCGAGCAACAGGCGATGACGAATGGGGCATGCTGACCAAACAGACATTTGTCGATCTATTGGAACGGCACGATGAAGTTCGAACGGCACAAGCGGCAACCCTTGGCGGCTTTCGACAAATGCGACACCTGAACGAACCAATAGCTGTTCTTAAAACACTTCAGGAAATTCAGCCTCTTCTGGACGAGGAAACCTGGAAAAACGCTACGGATAGTATCGTACAGGAATTACTGACTGAGTTTGTCGACCGCCGGATTGATGTATTGCGGGAATTTGTTTTACCCGAAGGTTCGTTTGTGAACACACCCGAAGGACGGCGAATCAACGTAGGACTGACATTCCGGGCGGCCAGTTACCTGCTTGATTTTTCAGCGGAAAGCAGCCAGTCCAGAACCAGCCCATTCACCAATACGAACCGTAAGCTAGCTGCTCAGGCTACCGGTTGGTGTCTGCGCTTGTGCGAGCAAGCCTGGGACGAAGCGGGAGGAGGACTGAATCAATATGTAGATATCAAACAACAGCCATTACTCTTCCCCGACTGGCAACAAAAATGGGGTTGGGTACAAGTTGAAGCATTGACCGCTTTGCTAAAAAGCTATTTCTATACCCGCCAGCCCGACTGCCTCAAGTGGTTCAAACGCATCCACGATTATACGTTTCATAATTTCCCCGATGCGAAACAGAGTGGCTGGCATTTAATCGTCGATCAACACAGCCAACCCGTATTATCAGTCAAGTCCACTACCGCAGTTGGTTGTTTTTCGCTTATCCGCTGCTTAGCTGAAACAGCACAACTGTTAACAAAATGCGAGCAGGTAAAAACGAAACCGACGGGTACGCGAACGCTTTATTAA
- a CDS encoding 1-deoxy-D-xylulose-5-phosphate reductoisomerase, producing MTESKKRHIAILGSTGSIGTQAVDVIKAHPDQFQVEVLTTNNNAELLIQQAIDLKPNVVVICNEDRYDQVFSALDPLDIKVYAGAKSIASVVQMDTIDMVLTAMVGYAGLLPTIKAIEAGKSIALANKETLVVAGELITQLAAQKGMNIYPVDSEHSAIFQCLVGEFHNPIEKIILTASGGPFRGKSREFLSTVTKAQALKHPNWTMGAKITIDSATLMNKGLEVIEAKWLFGLRSDQIDVVVHPQSIIHSLVQFEDGSLKAQMGLPDMRLPIQFALGYPNRLKSDFPRFNFLDYPSLTFEQPDRETFRNLQLAFDALDKGGNAACIVNAANEVAVEAFLNDQIGFLEISELIESCLAKATFIQNPTYDDYVSTDEETRRLATERIKSLV from the coding sequence ATGACTGAATCTAAAAAACGCCACATCGCCATTCTCGGCTCGACTGGCTCCATTGGAACCCAGGCCGTCGATGTGATAAAGGCCCACCCCGACCAGTTTCAGGTTGAGGTACTGACCACGAATAACAACGCCGAATTGCTTATCCAACAAGCTATCGACCTAAAACCGAATGTTGTTGTTATCTGCAACGAAGACCGCTACGATCAGGTTTTCTCGGCGCTCGATCCACTCGACATTAAGGTTTACGCGGGTGCCAAGTCGATTGCGTCCGTCGTCCAGATGGATACGATTGATATGGTGCTGACGGCCATGGTGGGTTACGCGGGTCTGCTACCAACTATCAAAGCAATTGAAGCTGGAAAGTCCATTGCTTTAGCCAACAAAGAAACGCTGGTGGTAGCTGGTGAACTCATTACCCAACTGGCTGCCCAGAAAGGGATGAATATATACCCTGTCGATTCAGAGCACTCCGCTATTTTTCAGTGCTTAGTCGGTGAGTTTCATAACCCGATCGAGAAAATTATCCTGACGGCATCGGGTGGACCATTTCGGGGAAAATCACGGGAGTTTTTATCAACGGTCACGAAAGCGCAGGCGCTCAAACATCCGAACTGGACGATGGGAGCCAAAATCACCATCGACTCGGCTACACTCATGAATAAAGGTCTTGAGGTTATCGAAGCCAAATGGCTGTTTGGCCTTCGCTCTGATCAAATCGACGTGGTCGTTCATCCGCAAAGCATCATTCATTCTCTTGTGCAGTTTGAGGATGGAAGTCTGAAAGCGCAAATGGGTTTGCCCGATATGCGACTCCCGATCCAGTTTGCATTAGGTTATCCCAATCGGTTAAAATCAGATTTTCCACGGTTCAACTTCCTGGATTATCCGTCCCTCACATTTGAGCAGCCCGACCGGGAAACGTTTCGTAATTTACAACTCGCTTTCGATGCGCTCGACAAAGGCGGCAACGCAGCCTGCATTGTTAACGCGGCCAATGAAGTGGCAGTAGAGGCTTTCCTGAACGATCAGATTGGTTTCCTGGAAATCTCGGAATTGATTGAAAGCTGTTTAGCGAAAGCGACTTTCATTCAAAACCCCACTTACGATGACTACGTAAGTACAGATGAGGAAACCCGTCGGCTGGCTACAGAGCGAATTAAAAGTTTGGTTTAG
- a CDS encoding GH3 auxin-responsive promoter family protein has protein sequence MGIRSIVSKPLAKWVVERQQNWMYQPAQTQQRWFRQLIDGGRNTVFGRDHKFKDIQTIEEFRQAVPVRDYEDLKPYIEQVLHGDSDVLWKGKPLYFAKTSGTTSGVKYIPISQESIPNHINSARDALLNYINETGNSAFLDKKLIFLSGSPELTQKAGINIGRLSGIVNHHVPAYLRTNQLPSYETNVIDDWETKLEKVIDETITQSMSLISGIPPWVQMYFDRIQERTGKLIKDVFPDFSLFVYGGVNFEPYRAKLFESIGKRIDSIETYPASEGFIAFQDSQTEEGLLMLLDSGIFFEFIAADDYFSENPRRLTIDEVELGKNYAVIINNNAGLWGYSLGDTVKFVSREPYRLLVTGRIKHFISAFGEHVIGEEVEKALKDAMEKHPETEVVEFTVAPMVSPNEGLPYHEWLVEFATPPNDPVAFAQDVDTRLTKLNVYYDDLITGSILQPLKLTSLPRGAFQRYMKSQGKLGGQNKVPRLANDRKIADGLLEIGQTV, from the coding sequence ATGGGAATTCGTTCAATTGTTAGTAAGCCGTTGGCCAAGTGGGTTGTCGAGCGTCAGCAAAACTGGATGTATCAGCCTGCCCAGACTCAGCAGCGTTGGTTTCGCCAGTTGATCGACGGGGGGCGTAACACCGTTTTTGGCCGGGATCACAAATTCAAGGATATTCAAACAATCGAAGAATTCAGGCAGGCTGTCCCTGTTCGTGATTACGAAGACCTGAAACCCTATATCGAGCAGGTTTTGCACGGAGACAGCGACGTACTCTGGAAAGGGAAGCCTCTCTATTTTGCGAAAACGTCCGGTACAACTTCCGGCGTCAAATACATTCCTATCTCCCAGGAGTCGATTCCTAACCATATAAACTCAGCCCGTGACGCGCTGCTGAACTACATTAACGAAACGGGAAACAGTGCCTTTCTGGACAAGAAGCTCATTTTTCTATCCGGCAGTCCTGAACTTACTCAGAAAGCAGGCATCAACATCGGCCGGTTGTCGGGAATTGTCAATCACCACGTTCCGGCTTACTTACGTACCAATCAGTTGCCCAGTTATGAGACCAACGTTATTGACGATTGGGAAACCAAACTGGAAAAAGTTATCGACGAAACGATCACCCAGTCGATGTCGCTCATTTCGGGGATTCCGCCCTGGGTACAGATGTATTTCGACCGTATTCAGGAGCGGACAGGGAAATTAATCAAAGACGTTTTCCCCGACTTTTCGCTCTTCGTGTATGGGGGTGTAAATTTTGAACCCTATCGGGCCAAGTTATTCGAAAGCATCGGTAAACGTATCGACTCAATCGAAACGTACCCCGCTTCTGAAGGCTTCATTGCGTTTCAGGACAGCCAGACCGAAGAAGGTTTATTGATGCTTTTAGACAGTGGTATCTTTTTCGAATTCATTGCTGCCGACGACTATTTCAGCGAAAACCCGCGCCGACTAACCATCGACGAAGTGGAATTAGGCAAGAATTATGCGGTCATTATCAACAACAATGCTGGCCTATGGGGGTATTCCCTAGGCGATACGGTTAAGTTCGTATCAAGAGAGCCTTATCGCTTATTGGTAACGGGCCGTATCAAACATTTCATTTCGGCCTTCGGCGAACATGTGATTGGCGAAGAAGTGGAAAAGGCCCTGAAAGATGCGATGGAGAAACACCCTGAAACCGAGGTCGTTGAATTCACAGTTGCGCCAATGGTCAGTCCAAACGAAGGACTACCTTACCACGAATGGCTGGTTGAGTTTGCTACGCCCCCCAACGATCCAGTCGCCTTTGCCCAGGACGTAGACACCCGATTGACGAAACTGAACGTATATTACGATGACCTAATTACAGGCTCCATCCTACAACCGCTAAAATTGACGAGTTTGCCACGTGGGGCTTTTCAGCGGTACATGAAATCGCAGGGGAAACTGGGCGGACAGAACAAAGTGCCGCGTTTAGCAAATGATCGGAAGATTGCGGATGGGTTGTTGGAAATAGGGCAAACAGTTTAA
- a CDS encoding DUF6702 family protein, protein MIQKLFICLSLISLTASRPAHDFHASVTQMEYNAKERAFEISIRIFTDDFEKALSAASSSKINLSGPGEKNDPLIEKYIQAHFSYVNPQKQTKSFKYVGHEVEAEANWIYLEMPYSEPFRGGLLKQNVLMELFDDQVNMVNIRYQNQKKTFVFRKNQPVQDISFD, encoded by the coding sequence GTGATTCAAAAATTATTCATCTGCCTTTCGCTCATTAGCCTGACTGCCAGTCGCCCGGCCCACGATTTCCATGCCAGTGTTACGCAGATGGAGTACAACGCGAAAGAGCGAGCTTTCGAAATCAGCATTCGGATCTTTACGGACGATTTTGAAAAAGCGCTTTCGGCGGCTTCATCCAGTAAAATTAATTTAAGTGGACCGGGTGAAAAAAATGATCCTTTGATCGAAAAATATATACAGGCCCATTTTTCGTATGTAAATCCGCAGAAGCAAACTAAATCGTTCAAATACGTTGGACACGAAGTTGAAGCCGAAGCGAACTGGATTTACCTGGAAATGCCTTATAGTGAGCCATTTCGTGGTGGTCTATTGAAACAAAACGTTCTGATGGAGCTGTTTGACGACCAGGTTAATATGGTCAATATTCGCTATCAAAACCAGAAAAAAACGTTTGTTTTTCGAAAAAATCAGCCTGTTCAGGACATTTCGTTCGATTAA
- a CDS encoding nucleotidyltransferase family protein, with amino-acid sequence MEATAVNQEFILETLRANRERLRTEFGIDRIGLYGSFARNEQTEKSDIDLVYELTSGFKLQYTEKDRLYRILRRKLHRKMDLVDSQLMNPIIRYYMRKDVIYV; translated from the coding sequence ATGGAAGCTACAGCTGTTAATCAGGAATTCATTTTGGAAACGCTCAGAGCGAATCGAGAGCGCCTACGAACAGAATTTGGCATTGATCGCATTGGGCTTTATGGCAGCTTTGCCCGAAATGAGCAGACCGAAAAGAGCGATATTGATTTGGTCTATGAACTAACATCTGGTTTTAAACTGCAATACACAGAGAAAGATCGACTTTACCGCATCCTTCGTCGAAAATTGCATCGAAAAATGGATTTAGTAGACAGCCAATTAATGAACCCAATCATCCGGTATTATATGCGCAAAGATGTTATTTATGTATAG
- a CDS encoding type II toxin-antitoxin system HicB family antitoxin, protein MSELVFQVEPDEEGGYVARAKLATGSIITQGDTLDELKAMIKDAVSGYFYDRPDKLPKTIRLQVNEVFALA, encoded by the coding sequence ATGAGCGAACTTGTGTTTCAGGTTGAACCAGATGAAGAAGGTGGTTATGTGGCTCGGGCAAAATTGGCGACTGGGTCAATCATTACTCAAGGAGACACACTGGATGAACTAAAAGCTATGATTAAAGACGCAGTATCAGGCTATTTTTACGATAGGCCCGATAAACTACCTAAAACCATCCGGTTACAGGTTAATGAAGTGTTTGCGTTAGCCTAA
- a CDS encoding rod shape-determining protein, whose amino-acid sequence MGLFNFLTSDIAIDLGTANTLIIHKDRIVVDEPSIIAMDKVSGKVLAIGHKAMQMHEKTNENIKTIRPLKDGVIADFTAAELMIRGMIKMIDTGSKLFSPSHRMVICIPSGITEVEKRAVKDSAEHAGAKEVYMVHEPIAAAIGIGIDITQPNGTMIVDIGGGTTEIAVIALSGIVCEQSIRIAGDVFTRDIVDYMRREHNLLIGERSAEQIKMEVGSALPELDNPPADYEIRGRDLMTGIPKEIKVTYSEIAYALDKSISKIEEATMKALEISPPELSADIYTNGIHLTGGGALLHGLDKRLGAKTKLPIHVADDPLKAVVKGTGEVIKNLEMYRSVLIS is encoded by the coding sequence ATGGGACTTTTCAATTTTTTAACTAGCGACATTGCTATCGACCTGGGCACGGCGAATACCTTGATTATTCACAAGGATCGGATTGTGGTGGATGAGCCTTCGATTATTGCAATGGATAAAGTCAGCGGTAAGGTGCTGGCCATTGGTCATAAGGCCATGCAAATGCACGAAAAGACCAATGAAAATATCAAGACCATTCGCCCATTGAAGGATGGCGTAATTGCCGACTTTACGGCCGCCGAATTGATGATTCGGGGGATGATTAAAATGATTGATACCGGCAGCAAACTATTTTCACCTTCGCACCGGATGGTTATTTGTATTCCATCGGGTATTACAGAGGTGGAAAAACGGGCTGTTAAAGATTCTGCCGAGCATGCTGGAGCAAAGGAAGTGTACATGGTGCACGAGCCTATTGCAGCCGCTATTGGTATTGGCATCGACATTACCCAGCCCAACGGAACCATGATCGTGGATATCGGTGGGGGAACAACCGAAATTGCGGTAATTGCCCTCTCTGGCATCGTCTGCGAACAGTCGATTCGTATTGCAGGTGATGTATTTACCCGCGACATCGTGGATTACATGCGTCGGGAACATAACCTGCTTATTGGCGAACGCTCAGCTGAGCAAATCAAAATGGAAGTTGGTTCGGCATTGCCAGAGCTTGATAACCCACCAGCCGATTACGAAATCCGGGGTCGCGATTTGATGACGGGTATTCCGAAAGAAATTAAGGTTACCTACAGCGAAATCGCTTATGCGCTCGATAAATCCATCTCGAAAATTGAAGAGGCTACCATGAAGGCCCTTGAAATTTCGCCACCTGAATTATCGGCTGATATTTATACAAACGGTATTCACCTGACAGGCGGTGGTGCCTTGCTCCACGGTCTCGACAAACGTCTGGGTGCTAAAACCAAGTTGCCAATTCACGTGGCCGATGATCCGCTCAAAGCCGTTGTAAAAGGAACGGGTGAGGTGATCAAGAATCTGGAGATGTACCGGTCTGTACTGATTAGTTAA
- the lon gene encoding endopeptidase La: protein MISEKELATRLMLADFDSDNLEIVPLGSPEGLDEDYELPANLPILPVRNTVLFPGMVIPVTVGRAKSIRLVKKAYKGNRIIGVAAQLNQQKDEPTADDLYRFGTVAYIIKMITLPDGNITIIIQGKKRFEIQEITQEEPFITAKVRQIDDVFPSANTNKKEGKAMLQSLKDAAYKTLRLNPEIPQEARIALDNIESPTFLLHFLSSNLNADVADKQRLLELTDGNQQASLLLEYMLREVQLLELKREIQSKASSDLDQQQRDYYLRQQMKVLQDELGMDNPDREIDELRMKADRKKWPAEVRTHFDKELNKLQRINPMAPEYPVTMNYVELMVDLPWSEYTKDNFDLKRAQKILDGDHFGLEKVKERIIEYLAVLKLKNDMKAPILCLYGPPGVGKTSLGKSVAKALGRKYSRMALGGVHDEAEIRGHRKTYIGAMPGKIIQNIRKCGTANPVFILDEIDKVSSDFRGDPSSALLEVLDPEQNSTFMDNYLETEFDLSRVLFIATANSLDTIHPALRDRMEIIDIAGYTVEEKVQIAKKYLIPKQRKDHGLKPKDLVIEDKAILRIIEGYTRESGVRNLEQKIGALVRKIAKSIAMEEEYNHTVKATDISKMLGAEIFDKELYADDDIAGIVTGLAWTQVGGEILLIESSLSRGKGILTLSGQLGDVMKESAVTALSYLKAHADDLGIDYRVFNHYDLHIHIPAGAVPKDGPSAGITMLTSMTSIYTQRKVKPYLAMTGEVTLRGKVLPVGGIKEKILAANRAGIKEIILCSKNRKDIEEINQSYIKDLTFHYADTVDQVLNIALLPDQVGKPMKFVLPEEREYREVEKVY from the coding sequence ATGATTTCAGAAAAAGAACTTGCGACCCGTTTAATGTTGGCCGATTTTGATTCGGATAATTTAGAAATTGTGCCCCTCGGTTCGCCCGAGGGTTTAGATGAAGACTATGAGTTACCGGCAAACCTTCCCATTTTGCCGGTTCGTAATACCGTTTTGTTCCCTGGCATGGTCATTCCTGTTACCGTGGGACGAGCTAAATCAATCAGACTGGTAAAAAAAGCATATAAGGGTAATCGAATTATTGGCGTAGCTGCACAGCTAAATCAACAGAAAGATGAACCGACCGCCGATGATCTCTACCGATTCGGAACGGTGGCCTACATTATCAAAATGATTACGCTTCCTGATGGTAATATTACGATTATCATTCAAGGGAAGAAGCGTTTTGAAATTCAGGAGATCACTCAGGAAGAGCCGTTTATAACCGCAAAGGTCCGTCAGATTGACGATGTTTTCCCCAGCGCCAATACCAATAAAAAAGAAGGGAAAGCTATGCTGCAATCGTTGAAAGATGCAGCCTATAAAACCCTTCGGCTTAACCCCGAGATTCCTCAGGAGGCTCGTATTGCGCTCGATAACATCGAGAGTCCTACGTTTTTGCTGCACTTCTTATCCTCGAACCTAAATGCCGATGTTGCTGATAAACAACGGCTTTTAGAACTGACGGACGGGAATCAGCAGGCAAGTCTGCTACTCGAATACATGCTTCGAGAAGTGCAGTTGCTTGAATTAAAACGTGAAATTCAGTCTAAAGCTTCGTCAGATCTCGATCAGCAGCAGCGCGATTATTACCTGCGTCAGCAGATGAAAGTGCTTCAGGACGAGTTGGGAATGGATAACCCCGACCGTGAAATTGATGAACTTCGTATGAAAGCCGACCGGAAGAAATGGCCAGCTGAAGTACGGACTCATTTTGATAAAGAACTCAATAAACTCCAACGTATTAATCCAATGGCGCCGGAATATCCGGTTACAATGAATTACGTTGAGTTAATGGTTGATCTTCCCTGGAGTGAGTACACCAAAGACAATTTCGATTTAAAACGTGCTCAGAAAATTCTGGACGGCGATCATTTCGGACTGGAAAAAGTAAAAGAACGGATCATTGAATACCTGGCCGTTCTGAAACTTAAAAACGACATGAAAGCACCGATTCTTTGCCTTTATGGCCCTCCGGGTGTGGGTAAAACCTCACTAGGAAAGTCGGTGGCGAAGGCATTAGGTCGGAAATATAGCCGGATGGCATTGGGTGGCGTTCACGATGAAGCCGAAATTCGGGGACACCGTAAAACGTATATTGGCGCCATGCCCGGTAAGATTATCCAGAATATTCGGAAGTGCGGCACCGCCAATCCGGTCTTTATTCTGGATGAGATCGATAAAGTAAGTTCCGATTTCCGGGGCGATCCATCATCGGCCCTGCTCGAAGTACTTGACCCAGAACAGAACTCAACGTTCATGGACAATTACCTCGAAACAGAATTCGATCTCTCTCGGGTGTTGTTCATTGCTACGGCCAACTCGCTCGATACCATCCACCCTGCCCTGCGCGACCGGATGGAGATTATCGACATTGCGGGATATACCGTTGAGGAGAAAGTACAGATTGCCAAAAAGTACCTGATTCCGAAGCAACGCAAAGATCATGGTCTGAAACCCAAAGACCTGGTAATTGAAGACAAAGCCATTCTTCGCATCATTGAAGGCTACACTCGCGAATCGGGTGTGCGGAATCTGGAGCAGAAAATTGGTGCCCTGGTACGGAAAATTGCCAAATCCATTGCCATGGAGGAGGAATATAACCACACCGTTAAGGCTACAGATATTTCAAAAATGCTCGGTGCGGAGATTTTCGATAAAGAACTCTATGCCGATGACGATATTGCGGGTATTGTAACGGGCTTAGCCTGGACACAGGTTGGGGGCGAAATTCTGCTTATTGAGTCTAGCTTGAGTCGGGGTAAAGGAATCCTTACGCTATCAGGCCAGTTGGGCGACGTAATGAAGGAATCGGCCGTTACAGCTCTATCCTATCTGAAGGCGCATGCCGATGATTTGGGTATCGATTACCGCGTCTTTAACCATTACGATCTGCACATTCATATACCAGCCGGAGCCGTACCCAAAGATGGCCCATCGGCAGGGATAACTATGTTAACCTCCATGACGTCAATTTATACTCAGCGTAAGGTTAAGCCTTATCTGGCAATGACGGGCGAGGTAACGCTTCGGGGTAAGGTATTGCCCGTAGGCGGTATTAAGGAAAAGATTCTGGCGGCTAATCGGGCAGGTATTAAAGAAATTATTCTCTGCTCGAAAAACCGGAAAGACATTGAGGAAATTAATCAGTCTTACATTAAAGACTTGACCTTCCACTATGCCGATACCGTAGATCAGGTACTCAATATTGCGTTATTACCCGATCAGGTTGGAAAACCCATGAAATTCGTGCTTCCCGAAGAAAGGGAGTATCGCGAAGTAGAGAAAGTGTATTAA
- the rseP gene encoding RIP metalloprotease RseP — translation MEILVMGGQLILGLSILVGLHELGHLLAAKAFGMRVEQYFIGFPPKVWSIKRGETEYGIGAIPLGGFVKISGMIDESLDTAHTDAEPQPYEFRSKPAWQRLIVMLGGIIVNVIVGIMIFVILAYKNGNTYLATKDAKYGIVAYDLAKSIGLQTGDKIIKVNGKEITDFNEIRSSDVFLGNNSSYTIERNGKQTDIYIPNNFVDKLADKKAAGQFIEPIEPFKVAELVPGQPATKAGLKAGDMITSANGKPIQFYHEFTDVVKPLKGKPLTLTVNRNGQPVTLSMTTTPDGTIGFYPELLLPMTTQEYTFGEALSVGTQRAFQVVFDNIKGFGKIFRGEVSASKALSGPIGIAQNLFGGIWRWDRFWTVTGLLSMALAFMNALPIPALDGGHATILSYEIISGRKPSDRFLEGAQKVGMVLLLGLMAFAIFNDVFKAVF, via the coding sequence ATGGAAATTTTAGTAATGGGAGGACAGCTCATTTTGGGTCTGTCAATTTTAGTTGGATTACACGAGTTAGGGCACCTTTTGGCGGCCAAAGCCTTTGGGATGCGCGTAGAGCAGTATTTTATTGGCTTTCCCCCTAAAGTCTGGAGTATTAAACGGGGCGAAACTGAATACGGTATCGGAGCGATCCCACTAGGCGGTTTTGTGAAAATTTCGGGGATGATCGACGAATCCCTCGATACCGCTCATACGGATGCCGAACCGCAACCTTACGAATTTCGCTCGAAACCAGCCTGGCAACGCCTGATCGTAATGCTCGGTGGTATTATCGTGAACGTCATTGTCGGTATTATGATTTTCGTCATTCTGGCCTATAAAAATGGGAATACCTATCTGGCGACCAAAGATGCTAAATACGGTATCGTCGCCTACGATTTAGCGAAAAGTATTGGCTTACAAACCGGGGATAAGATTATCAAAGTCAACGGGAAAGAAATTACCGATTTCAACGAAATCCGTAGCTCCGATGTGTTTTTAGGCAACAATAGCTCTTACACGATCGAGCGCAATGGCAAACAGACGGACATCTACATCCCGAACAATTTCGTGGATAAATTAGCCGATAAAAAAGCCGCCGGGCAATTTATTGAGCCAATCGAGCCGTTCAAAGTTGCTGAACTGGTACCTGGTCAACCGGCCACGAAAGCCGGTTTAAAAGCAGGTGATATGATCACCAGTGCAAACGGAAAACCCATTCAGTTCTATCATGAATTTACAGACGTGGTTAAGCCATTGAAAGGAAAACCGCTTACGCTTACCGTTAATCGGAATGGCCAGCCTGTTACGCTTTCGATGACCACCACACCCGATGGCACTATCGGATTTTATCCTGAGTTGCTTCTGCCTATGACCACCCAGGAGTATACATTTGGCGAAGCCTTATCGGTCGGTACACAACGGGCTTTTCAGGTAGTTTTTGATAACATTAAAGGGTTCGGCAAGATTTTCCGGGGTGAAGTATCGGCCTCTAAAGCATTAAGCGGCCCTATTGGTATTGCGCAAAATCTCTTTGGAGGTATCTGGCGTTGGGATCGTTTCTGGACAGTTACAGGCTTGCTCTCGATGGCACTCGCATTCATGAACGCACTACCTATTCCAGCTCTCGATGGTGGTCATGCAACGATTCTTAGCTATGAGATTATTTCAGGTCGTAAACCATCTGATCGCTTCCTGGAAGGTGCCCAAAAAGTAGGCATGGTTCTTCTGCTTGGTTTAATGGCCTTCGCCATTTTCAACGACGTATTTAAGGCCGTTTTCTAA
- a CDS encoding type II toxin-antitoxin system HicA family toxin: protein MKLPRDLNGSELIKRLERYGYQVHHQTGSHVILRTNVNGEHSISVPYHKPLKVGTLNSILSDVADHLGLDKQTVTERLLSRK, encoded by the coding sequence ATGAAATTACCAAGAGATTTAAATGGGTCCGAATTAATAAAGCGATTGGAGCGATACGGTTATCAGGTTCATCATCAAACTGGAAGCCACGTTATCCTTAGGACAAATGTAAATGGTGAACATTCGATTAGTGTCCCCTACCATAAACCTTTAAAAGTTGGTACATTGAATAGTATTTTAAGCGATGTAGCTGATCATTTAGGTCTCGATAAACAAACAGTAACTGAGCGACTATTAAGTCGCAAATAA
- a CDS encoding HepT-like ribonuclease domain-containing protein, with protein MYSGRNLVHICTILECIEKIFIYIDGFSDATALAWANDQLNFNAAWGLLLVIGEESKKIESSLKNEYLQIPWQQLAGMRNYLAHDYRGVDKELVYQTSRVSLVELKMILTDMIDRVDYEEGALIEALESPYYTHIQYLRDKLND; from the coding sequence ATGTATAGTGGTCGAAATCTAGTTCATATATGCACTATTCTCGAATGCATTGAAAAGATCTTTATATATATTGATGGATTCTCGGATGCTACGGCGCTTGCCTGGGCGAACGACCAACTAAACTTCAATGCTGCCTGGGGACTTTTACTCGTTATAGGTGAAGAATCTAAAAAAATAGAAAGCTCACTTAAAAACGAATATTTGCAAATCCCGTGGCAACAACTAGCAGGTATGCGTAATTACCTCGCTCATGATTATAGGGGAGTTGACAAGGAACTAGTTTACCAAACCAGTAGGGTTAGCCTTGTTGAACTAAAAATGATTCTAACCGACATGATTGATAGGGTCGACTATGAAGAAGGTGCCCTTATTGAAGCATTAGAATCACCTTATTACACACACATTCAATACCTCCGCGATAAGCTTAATGACTGA